The genomic window GCTATTCATCATTGAGCCATTTAAAAGAATTACCAGCAAATGTAATTAAAATTGATCGTAGTTTTGTTCAAGGAATTCATGAAGAAAGTTATGAGTATATCTTTTTAGAGTATATTGTGAAATTGGCTCATGTTATTCATTTGAAAGTTTGTGTTGAGGGTGTGGAAACTGAAGAAGAATATCAGGTTGTGAAAAAGACAGATCCTGATTATATACAAGGGTTCTTATTTGGAAAACCAATTCCAGTTTTAGAATTTGAAGAACGTTATTTTCATGATTAAGAGGGACGAATGTATGGAAGAAAAACAAGTGATACAATTTGCAAAAGAGTTTTTACATGGTTATTTTGATAGAAATATGACGTCTCTTTTACCGATGATGCATCCTCATATATGTTGGAGTCCCTTTTATAATCGAGAGATTATAAAAGGAGTAGATGCAGTTTTAGAAATGCTTATTCAAGAAGCAAAACAAGGTTATATTTTTGTTTTTGATGATGTGATTTTCTATGATGTTCAATTTTCTGATTCTGTTTGGCATATGTCTTATAAGATGAATTTAGGGATTAAAGAAGATCATGAACAAAGTTCTTTTTATACTTATGGAAATTTAAGCATCTTACAAGAAAAAGAACATATTCTATTAACAGAAGTAAGTATGTCGTTATTTGAAACAGAGAAACAGATGATTGATCATATTGTAGAGGAATCTCATGCAAAACAGAATTATCGTTTTAAAGCAATACAGTATGAGGATATATTGCGTTTAAAACAAGTGAATGATGATTTAGAGGTTTTAACTGATAATATTCCAGGAGGTATTTTTAAATGTCTTTATGATGAAAAATTAACTATTCGTTATATGAGTGAAGGCTTTTTGTCTATGTTTGGTTATACACGCAAGGATATTGAAGAACGTTTTCATAATAGTTTTTGGGAAATGATTGTTCCAGAAGATCGTCAAATAACACTGCAGGAAGTGCAAAGACAAATGGCTTTAGGAAAGACAAAACAGATAGAATATAGAGTTATTCATAAGGATGGACATCCTGTTTGGGTTTTGGATAAAGGGCAGTTAATTGAGGATGTTTTGGGAGGGGTCCCATCTTTTCATTGTATTATTATTGATATTACAGAAGAAAAAGTGATTCGTGAAGAACTGAAATTAAGTTTAGAGAGATATGATATTATTATGAATCAGACGGATGATATTATTATTGAATGGGATATTGTTCATGGGCAAGTTAGATTTTCAAGAAATTGGAAGAATGTTTTTGATAATAATATTTTTAAATTACATAACCAGGGATTAGATAATCAGGGAATAAAAAAAGTTTTTCATCCAGATGATATCGAAAAAGTTAGTCAGTTATTAGATGAAATTAATCATGGAAAGCATTATATAGAAAAAGAAGTTCGAATTATTAATAAACAACAAAAGTATCAATGGTGGAAATTGCGTTTAACAGCTCAATTTGATAAACAGAATAAACCTTTGCGAGCTATTGGTGTTATTATTGATATCGATGAAGAGAAACGTCGTTCTCAGTATCTATTGCGTAAGGCACAGCAGGATGCATTAACAGGGATATATAATAAAATTACAACACAAAATCTAATTAAAGATTATTTGGCTCAAATGTCAAGTGATGAGATGTGTGCAATGATGATTATTGATATTGACAATTTTAAAGAAATTAATGATTTTCAGGGACATTTGTTTGGTGATGCTATTTTAAGTGATATTGCAAGAAGAATGAAAAATAATTTTAGTGATAAAGATATTATTGGGCGTATTGGTGGTGATGAGTTCCTTATTTTCTTTAAAGATGTACAAAATAGAGAAATGATTCAGTCTCATGCTCAAAAAATGTTGAATCAAATGCAGTTGCTTGAAGAGAGTCATGGTGATCAGTTACATATTTCATGTAGTATTGGCGTTTCGATTGCACCACAAGATGGTATAGAATTTACTGAATTGTTTCAAAAAGCAGATAGAGCATTATATCAAGCAAAGAATGAGGGAAAGAAACAATTTGTCATTTTTGATGAATCGATTACGCAGGAATATTTGATATTTAGTAAACCAAGATCATATATTAATGAAACGATTGATTCCAATGAGCGTAATAGAATATCTGGTGGTCAATTTTCTGAGTATGTTTTTCGTGTTTTATATAATTCATCTGATGTTGGTGTGGCTGTGAAAGCAATGTTAGAAATTGTTGGGTTACAGTTTGATGTGAGTCGTGTTTATATTTTTGAGAATGTTGATAATGATTTGTATTGTTGTAATACTTTTGAATGGTGTAATCAAGGTGTGGAACCTCAGATTGATTCTTTAAAGCATGTATCTTATGAAAAAGATCTTGGAGGTCATTATATTGATAATTTTAATGAAGAAGGGATATTCTATTGTTCTGATATTAAACAACTTCCAAAATTACAATATCAAATTTTAGCTCCTCAAGGTATTAAATCAATGTTACAATGTGCAATCAAAGATAATGGTCATTTCAAAGGATATGTTGGTTTTGATGAATGTCGAAAAAATCGTTATTGGACACAAGATCAGATAGATGTGTTAGTTTTTATTTCTGAAATTTTAAGTATTTTCTTATTAAAAACAAGAGCAGAAACAGCATTAAAAAGAGAAAAAGATGGACTTTTAAATCTTTTAGATAATCAAAGTTCATGGATTTATGTTATTGATCCAAAAGATTATCAGATGTTATTTATTAATAAAAAAACCAAAGAAATATGTCCTCAGGCTAAAGAAGGAATGCCTTGCTATCAAGTTGTTATGCAACGAGAAACACCGTGTGAGTTTTGTCCTGTTAAAAACATAAAAGGTGATTGTACAAATCAGAAATTAGAAGTGTATAATCCATATTTTAATCTTTGGGTTGATGTAGATGCAACATATGTAAAATGGCAGGGACAAGATGCTATTATGCTTAGTTGTCATGATGTGACTGCATATAAAAAATGACTTCTTATTGAGGTCATTTTTTATATGCAAACTGTGATTTTCCAGCAGCTTTACTATGATATAAAGCTTTATCAGATTGTGAAAATAATTTTGAAAATGAACATAATTGTTCATTAGAAATTGCTATTCCAATTGAACAGCTCATTTGACATTGATGTAAAGATGATAACTCTACACATTCATCAATGACTTGTTGTGCTTTTGTTTCAATATCTACCTGTGATAAAACTTCAGTTACAAAAACAACAAATTCATCTCCACCAACTCTACCAATGTATGCTATTTTACTAAAAATCTTTTTTAATATTTCTGAAATCTCTAGTAGAATGATATCACCTAATGGATGACCATAGGTATCGTTAATATGTTTGAAGTTATCAATATCTAACATATAAAAAGCATAATTTTCATGATGTGTCTGAAGGAATTCATCAATTTTATTTTCGATTGCTATTCTATTATAGAGTTCAGTTAAAGCATCTAATTCAACTATTTTTTCTAAATACTGCGAATATTCTAAAGCTTGATTAGCTTTTTCGGTAATTGTTCTAGGATAGTATTCATTTTCACTTTGATCTAGGTATGGCATTGAGTGATGAATATGGACAATTTTAATTTCAGAATTAACAAGCTGACAAATAATACTAAAACGTGTATCCATATCAATAATAATAGGTTTTTGATCAGCATCTTTTTCTTTAAGCCATAGTTTACCATAAATGATACAAGTTACATCATTGATAGGTGTCCCATAGTATTCTTCATTTAAAATATCAAATTCAATATCTTTAGCTTCTTGTTGACTTAAAATCAAATCATTTATGAAATCTTTTTTATTATGATAAAATTCATGCTTTCCTGTTCCAATAACTGAAAGATGATCATCTAATAACTCTACAAGTGAGTATAAGTTTTGTTGAGAATTCAAGCCAATATACAAATAACAAAAATCTTTAGCAAATTCTAATGACGAGTTTAAAAATTCTGTTTTATCCATATAATTCTTACACCATCCTCTAATAAATTCATCATAACATGTGATTTATGAAAATGCAATCACATTACAATCACAACTTGCTTTATCATATCATAAAAACTGTGTATAATAAATAGAGAATAAAGGAGATAGATTATGGATAGAAAATGGAGTTTAAAAGAATTATATACATCTTTTCAAGATGAAGACTTTTTAAATGATTTAAAACAGATAGAACTTATTCTTACAGATATGAAAAAATATCCTGCATGTATGCAAACAGAAGATAACCTTGTTGCATATTTAAAACAAGAAAATATTTTAGATGATCTTGTAGAAAAGGTATATGCTTTTATCAGTTTAATAATGAATGCTGATACGAATAATCTTGATGCATTAAAATATGCTTCTGTAATAGAAAATCTTTTAGCATCTTTTGCTGATACAAGTGCTAAAATTCAAAAATGGATAGCAAAATTTGATTTATCCAAAATAGACAATGAAGATATTAAAAATCATCTTTTTGTTTTAAATGAAATTAAACAACAAAATCAATACTTGTTAGATGATCAAAGTGAATCTGTTTTAGCTAATATGAAAACAACTGGATCAAGTGCATGGCTAAAATATAAAGATCAACTTATTTCTTCATTAATGATTACAATGGATGATAAGACGTATCCTTTAACTGAAATCTTAAATATGGCTTATTCAAAAGATAAAGAAATCAGAAAAAAGGCCTATGAAGCTGAAATAGCAGCTTACCAAAATATTGAATTAGGAATAGCAAGTGCTTTAAATGCAATTAAAGGTGAAGCTATTACGGTTGCAAAATTAAGAGGTTATCACTCTGTTTTAGAAAGAACACTCATAGATTCGAGAATGTCTCAAAAAACATTAGATGTTTTATTAAAAACAATGAAAAAAGCATTGCCTATGTTTGAAAAATATTTTCAAACAAAAGCCAAACATTTAGGATATGAAAATGGATTGCCTTGGTATGATATGTATGCACCAATTGTTGATGTGAATAGTGAATATAATTATGAAAAAGGAAGCCAATTCGTTATTGAACAATTCTCATCATTCTCACAAAATTTAGGTGATTATGCCAAAATGGCAATAGAAAAGAATTGGATTGATGTTTATCCTAGACAAGGGAAAGTTGGTGGAGCATTTTGTCATAATTTACATTGCATTCAAGAAAGTCGTTTCTTATTGAATTATGGAAATGATTTTAGTGATGTGATTACTATGGCACATGAACTTGGACATGGTTTTCATGGACATTGTTTAAATAGTCAAACAGCTTTGAATGCTCAATATCCAATGCCAATA from Candidatus Stoquefichus sp. SB1 includes these protein-coding regions:
- a CDS encoding sensor domain-containing diguanylate cyclase; translated protein: MEEKQVIQFAKEFLHGYFDRNMTSLLPMMHPHICWSPFYNREIIKGVDAVLEMLIQEAKQGYIFVFDDVIFYDVQFSDSVWHMSYKMNLGIKEDHEQSSFYTYGNLSILQEKEHILLTEVSMSLFETEKQMIDHIVEESHAKQNYRFKAIQYEDILRLKQVNDDLEVLTDNIPGGIFKCLYDEKLTIRYMSEGFLSMFGYTRKDIEERFHNSFWEMIVPEDRQITLQEVQRQMALGKTKQIEYRVIHKDGHPVWVLDKGQLIEDVLGGVPSFHCIIIDITEEKVIREELKLSLERYDIIMNQTDDIIIEWDIVHGQVRFSRNWKNVFDNNIFKLHNQGLDNQGIKKVFHPDDIEKVSQLLDEINHGKHYIEKEVRIINKQQKYQWWKLRLTAQFDKQNKPLRAIGVIIDIDEEKRRSQYLLRKAQQDALTGIYNKITTQNLIKDYLAQMSSDEMCAMMIIDIDNFKEINDFQGHLFGDAILSDIARRMKNNFSDKDIIGRIGGDEFLIFFKDVQNREMIQSHAQKMLNQMQLLEESHGDQLHISCSIGVSIAPQDGIEFTELFQKADRALYQAKNEGKKQFVIFDESITQEYLIFSKPRSYINETIDSNERNRISGGQFSEYVFRVLYNSSDVGVAVKAMLEIVGLQFDVSRVYIFENVDNDLYCCNTFEWCNQGVEPQIDSLKHVSYEKDLGGHYIDNFNEEGIFYCSDIKQLPKLQYQILAPQGIKSMLQCAIKDNGHFKGYVGFDECRKNRYWTQDQIDVLVFISEILSIFLLKTRAETALKREKDGLLNLLDNQSSWIYVIDPKDYQMLFINKKTKEICPQAKEGMPCYQVVMQRETPCEFCPVKNIKGDCTNQKLEVYNPYFNLWVDVDATYVKWQGQDAIMLSCHDVTAYKK
- a CDS encoding M3 family oligoendopeptidase, with protein sequence MDRKWSLKELYTSFQDEDFLNDLKQIELILTDMKKYPACMQTEDNLVAYLKQENILDDLVEKVYAFISLIMNADTNNLDALKYASVIENLLASFADTSAKIQKWIAKFDLSKIDNEDIKNHLFVLNEIKQQNQYLLDDQSESVLANMKTTGSSAWLKYKDQLISSLMITMDDKTYPLTEILNMAYSKDKEIRKKAYEAEIAAYQNIELGIASALNAIKGEAITVAKLRGYHSVLERTLIDSRMSQKTLDVLLKTMKKALPMFEKYFQTKAKHLGYENGLPWYDMYAPIVDVNSEYNYEKGSQFVIEQFSSFSQNLGDYAKMAIEKNWIDVYPRQGKVGGAFCHNLHCIQESRFLLNYGNDFSDVITMAHELGHGFHGHCLNSQTALNAQYPMPIAETASTFCETIVKKAALKNASKAEQLMILENELSDCAQVIVDIYSRFLFESRLIEKREEGPLSVDEIKSLMIEAQKEAYGQGLDHETLHPYMWTWKPHYYEADYAFYNFPYAFGLLLAKGLYGLYLKEGASFAKTYENFLSLTGKMNLEDVGKSVGIDLTSEEFWQNSLDMIKEDLELFYELLS
- a CDS encoding diguanylate cyclase domain-containing protein, with protein sequence MDKTEFLNSSLEFAKDFCYLYIGLNSQQNLYSLVELLDDHLSVIGTGKHEFYHNKKDFINDLILSQQEAKDIEFDILNEEYYGTPINDVTCIIYGKLWLKEKDADQKPIIIDMDTRFSIICQLVNSEIKIVHIHHSMPYLDQSENEYYPRTITEKANQALEYSQYLEKIVELDALTELYNRIAIENKIDEFLQTHHENYAFYMLDIDNFKHINDTYGHPLGDIILLEISEILKKIFSKIAYIGRVGGDEFVVFVTEVLSQVDIETKAQQVIDECVELSSLHQCQMSCSIGIAISNEQLCSFSKLFSQSDKALYHSKAAGKSQFAYKK